One part of the Lepeophtheirus salmonis chromosome 14, UVic_Lsal_1.4, whole genome shotgun sequence genome encodes these proteins:
- the LOC121128832 gene encoding zinc metalloproteinase nas-8: MWIIKLIFLFNLYGASQSFVSFRGDQVPQTWPNGVIPYHISSFFTKEEAQNIDNTLRQIESQSCIRFRPKQWYDWNSVFFQIGIKGCSTTGIGYHPFRGTTTIYLKRPGCMSLRAISHEILHVLGFMHEQNRPDRDNYIQINWNNIESNPRAYYQFARGKFPYEEMPECKTHLFYRLKPFVECYNGFETLTFGLPYDYKSVMHYTAFAYSKNGEPTMTPKFPTSNRIGGSFIGLTSLDFQKLNRFYQCSYNKIHFFIQINIYYGMTVEPGKNK; encoded by the exons ATGTGGATAATAAAACTGATTTTCTTGTTTAATTTGTATGGAGCTTCACAAAGTTTTG TCTCATTTAGAGGGGATCAAGTACCTCAAACATGGCCCAATGGTGTGATTCCTTACCacatttcttccttttttacaaAGGAAGAGGCACAAAACATAGACAACACACTTCGTCAAATCGAATCACAATCCTGCATACGATTTAGACCCAAACAGTGGTATGATTGGAActctgttttttttcaaatcggaATTAAGGGATGCTCGACCACAGGGATTGGATATCACCCTTTCAGAGGGACTACAACTATTTACTTAAAAAGACCCGGTTGTATG TCTTTAAGGGCCATATCTCACGAAATTCTTCATGTCCTGGGCTTTATGCATGAACAAAATAGACCTGACAgagataattatattcaaatcaacTGGAATAATATTGAGTCAAATCCAAGAGCCTATTATCAGTTTGCAAGAGGAAAATTTCCTTATGAAGAAATGCCCGAGTGTAAAACACATCTCTTCTATAGGCTCAAACCATTTGTAGAGTGCTATAATGGTTTTGAAACCCTTACCTTTGGTTTACCATACGACTATAAATCTGTAATGCACTACACAGCATTCGC TTACTCCAAAAATGGAGAACCAACAATGACCCCAAAGTTCCCAACTTCGAATCGAATTGGAGGGAGCTTTATTGGACTCACATCTTTAGACTTTCAGAAATTGAATCGATTTTATCAATGTtcctataataaaatacattttttcattcaaattaatatatattatgggaTGACAGTTGAACCaggcaaaaataaatag